The following coding sequences are from one uncultured Bacteroides sp. window:
- the ccsA gene encoding cytochrome c biogenesis protein CcsA — protein MKQLAYTLYLLMVLCLTSATFIEKYYGTQTVNRYIYDSEWFIAFWVIIVITAMCHFGLQKMHKNKAIFLLHFSFISILTGACVTHFTSKQGIIHLRTNQYTDFFTNTDTRDSIRLPFAMKLDTFAINYYPGTKAPSDYISYVSIANERMNGKVSMNNIFSYHNYRFYQTSFDENHKGSWLTVNYDPWGIPITYAGYLLLLFGMCWVILSPKGKFRKLLAHPLLKRMGIFLAIACCITTTTAQNTLSKKEADTYRSKQIIYNNRIAPLNTLARDVVMKLSGKSSYKNYTPEQVLIGWMFYPEKWEYEPMIRIKDKELQHLLHIKEYASLADFFTSTKEYRLQKYWNKLHQSGEESSLLKAITKADEKIAIISMLQQRTLIKSVPKEGVKRLTNLQIQAELLYNQINFSAIVYRINLTTGLICFFLFIFFPSQSLLFKKIIRITCTLLLLSFIFHTISICLRTYIAGRLPLSNGYETMQFIAWSAMLIALLLRKRFIVALIFGFLLSGFTLLVANLIQMNPQITPLMPVLSSPLLSLHVSLIMFSYTLFGFMFFNGLTALSLAASSQKLKKNSLLFAWKIERLTLLSRIFLYPATFLLGAGIFIGAIWANISWGRYWSWDPKEVWALITFMIYSLAFHTQSLKKFKQPLFFHLFIVLAFSTLLMTYFGVNYFLGGMHSYANG, from the coding sequence ATGAAACAGTTAGCATATACCCTTTATTTATTAATGGTACTTTGTCTTACCAGTGCTACATTTATAGAAAAATATTACGGTACGCAAACAGTTAATAGGTATATTTATGACTCAGAATGGTTCATTGCATTTTGGGTCATAATTGTAATCACAGCTATGTGTCACTTTGGATTGCAAAAAATGCATAAAAACAAAGCGATATTTTTGCTACACTTTTCATTCATCAGCATCCTTACCGGAGCTTGTGTCACTCATTTCACAAGCAAGCAAGGAATAATTCATCTAAGAACAAACCAATACACAGACTTTTTCACTAACACTGATACCAGAGATAGTATCCGATTACCATTTGCGATGAAACTAGATACCTTTGCGATAAACTACTACCCCGGCACAAAAGCTCCTTCTGATTATATTAGCTACGTTAGCATTGCAAATGAGAGAATGAACGGTAAGGTTTCGATGAACAATATTTTTTCTTACCACAATTATCGTTTCTATCAAACCTCTTTTGACGAAAATCACAAAGGAAGTTGGCTAACAGTAAATTATGATCCTTGGGGAATACCGATAACATACGCGGGATATCTACTCTTACTGTTTGGAATGTGTTGGGTAATTCTGTCACCTAAAGGAAAATTTAGAAAATTACTAGCCCATCCCTTACTAAAACGGATGGGAATATTTCTAGCTATAGCATGCTGCATCACAACTACTACCGCACAAAATACTCTCAGCAAAAAAGAGGCAGACACTTATCGCAGTAAGCAAATTATCTATAATAACCGAATAGCTCCTCTAAACACTCTTGCGCGCGACGTTGTCATGAAACTTAGCGGTAAAAGCAGCTATAAAAATTATACTCCCGAGCAGGTATTGATTGGATGGATGTTCTACCCTGAGAAATGGGAATATGAACCAATGATACGAATAAAGGACAAAGAATTACAGCACCTTTTACATATTAAAGAGTACGCTTCTCTCGCAGATTTTTTTACTTCGACAAAAGAGTACCGACTCCAGAAGTATTGGAACAAGTTACATCAAAGCGGAGAAGAAAGTTCGTTACTAAAAGCTATCACTAAAGCTGATGAAAAAATAGCCATCATTTCTATGCTTCAACAAAGAACATTGATAAAATCTGTACCTAAAGAAGGGGTCAAACGATTGACCAACCTTCAAATACAAGCCGAATTGCTTTACAACCAGATTAATTTCTCTGCGATAGTATATCGCATAAATCTAACTACAGGATTAATCTGTTTCTTTTTATTTATCTTCTTCCCCTCTCAATCACTATTATTTAAAAAGATTATTCGAATTACCTGTACTTTACTCCTTTTATCATTTATCTTTCATACCATAAGCATCTGTCTACGTACCTACATAGCCGGCAGATTGCCTTTGAGTAATGGCTATGAAACCATGCAGTTCATAGCATGGTCTGCTATGCTCATCGCATTATTGCTGCGCAAGCGTTTTATTGTGGCACTTATCTTCGGATTTCTATTATCTGGTTTCACTCTATTAGTAGCAAACCTGATACAAATGAATCCACAAATAACCCCATTAATGCCTGTTCTATCATCTCCCTTACTTAGTTTGCATGTGTCTCTAATCATGTTCTCCTATACCCTCTTTGGATTTATGTTCTTCAACGGATTAACCGCATTATCCTTAGCAGCCTCATCACAAAAACTAAAAAAGAATTCACTTCTATTTGCCTGGAAAATAGAAAGACTCACACTATTAAGCCGTATATTTCTCTACCCTGCAACTTTTCTTTTAGGAGCAGGTATTTTTATAGGAGCCATATGGGCCAATATCTCTTGGGGACGCTATTGGTCATGGGACCCTAAAGAGGTATGGGCATTAATCACTTTTATGATCTACAGCCTCGCCTTTCACACTCAAAGTCTGAAAAAGTTTAAGCAACCTCTCTTTTTTCATTTATTTATCGTATTAGCTTTCAGCACTCTTCTCATGACTTATTTCGGAGTTAATTACTTCTTAGGTGGTATGCACAGTTATGCTAATGGATAA
- a CDS encoding YhcH/YjgK/YiaL family protein — MKNKSFLSRVLSTFSILMMCSILSAAYAESINTPWSKKKAHRWCEKKEWSNGFKPIPYKGTDYVEFATQYQKNQELWNKMFQWLSKNDLLTIPTGTYKIDGKRCFIKVSDSQTRDASKSKIESHRQYIDFQYVARGTERFGLVKPKDATPISEYKPDVIHYNAKKIKYVDSNPNFFFLFFPNDYHQALVKAEKEETVRLIVAKIEYIP; from the coding sequence ATGAAAAATAAATCTTTCCTATCCCGAGTGCTCAGCACTTTCTCCATCTTGATGATGTGCAGTATACTTTCCGCTGCATATGCAGAAAGCATAAATACTCCCTGGAGCAAAAAGAAAGCACACCGCTGGTGCGAAAAAAAAGAATGGAGTAATGGTTTCAAACCTATTCCTTACAAAGGAACCGACTATGTAGAATTTGCCACGCAGTATCAAAAGAATCAAGAATTATGGAACAAAATGTTTCAATGGTTATCAAAAAATGACCTTCTAACAATACCTACAGGTACTTATAAAATTGATGGCAAACGCTGCTTTATAAAAGTATCAGACAGCCAAACCCGTGATGCTAGTAAAAGCAAAATAGAGTCTCATCGGCAATATATTGATTTTCAATACGTGGCACGAGGAACTGAACGATTCGGCCTCGTCAAGCCTAAAGATGCCACTCCTATTAGTGAGTATAAGCCTGATGTAATACACTATAATGCAAAAAAAATAAAATACGTTGACTCCAATCCGAACTTCTTTTTCTTATTTTTTCCCAATGACTACCATCAAGCTCTTGTAAAAGCCGAAAAAGAGGAAACAGTGAGGCTCATCGTTGCTAAAATAGAATATATACCTTAA
- the hcp gene encoding hydroxylamine reductase, with translation MSMFCFQCQEAAKGTGCILSGICGKTPEVANMQDLLLFVVRGVAVYNQELRKIGKASHEADKFVFDGLFTTITNANFDKKAIVEKVTKGLALRKQLAKQITLQHAPDECTWSGSEEEYEEKAKSVGVLRTANEDIRSLKELVHYGIKGMAAYVEHSYNLHSEDAELFAFMQHALAEITREDITVDELIALTLETGKYGVSAMAQLDAANTSHYGNPELSEVNIGVRNNPAILISGHDLKDLEELLQQTEGTGVDVYTHSEMLPAHYYPQLKKYKHLAGNYGNAWWKQKEEFESFNGPILFTTNCIVPPTAKAGYKDRIYTTGASGLEGAIHIPERKNGKPKDFSALIEHAKRCMPPTEIESGTIIGGFAHAQVLALADKVVDAVKSGAISKFFVMAGCDGRMKSRSYYTEFAEKLPKDAVILTAGCAKYRYNKLPLGDINGIPRVLDAGQCNDSYSLAVIAMKLQEVFGLKDINELPIVYNIAWYEQKAVIVLLALLHLGVKKIHLGPTLPAFLSPNVTQVLIDNFGIGGITTADEDIARFLS, from the coding sequence ATGAGTATGTTCTGTTTTCAATGTCAAGAAGCTGCAAAAGGTACCGGATGTATCTTAAGCGGAATATGCGGGAAAACTCCCGAGGTAGCTAACATGCAAGACCTGCTACTATTTGTGGTAAGAGGTGTTGCTGTTTATAATCAGGAACTTCGCAAAATAGGAAAAGCATCTCATGAAGCTGATAAATTTGTCTTCGATGGACTTTTCACAACGATAACAAATGCAAATTTCGATAAAAAAGCAATTGTAGAAAAGGTAACTAAAGGGTTAGCTTTAAGAAAACAACTGGCTAAACAAATTACACTTCAACATGCCCCCGACGAATGTACTTGGAGTGGCAGTGAAGAAGAATATGAGGAAAAAGCCAAAAGTGTAGGAGTCCTTCGCACTGCCAATGAAGATATTCGTTCACTTAAAGAATTGGTACATTATGGCATCAAGGGCATGGCAGCTTATGTAGAACACTCTTACAATCTGCATTCTGAAGATGCCGAACTATTTGCCTTCATGCAACATGCATTAGCTGAAATCACAAGAGAAGATATTACCGTAGATGAATTAATAGCTCTTACACTGGAAACAGGTAAATATGGTGTCAGCGCTATGGCTCAACTAGATGCAGCTAATACTAGTCATTATGGTAATCCTGAACTTTCAGAAGTTAATATAGGAGTACGCAATAATCCTGCTATACTCATCAGCGGACACGACTTGAAAGATTTGGAAGAATTGTTACAACAAACTGAAGGTACAGGAGTGGATGTGTATACTCACAGCGAAATGTTACCTGCCCACTATTATCCTCAACTTAAAAAGTACAAACATCTGGCAGGAAATTACGGGAATGCATGGTGGAAACAAAAAGAGGAGTTTGAAAGTTTCAACGGACCAATTCTTTTCACCACAAACTGCATAGTACCTCCTACTGCAAAAGCCGGTTACAAAGATCGCATTTATACTACCGGAGCTTCTGGGTTAGAAGGCGCTATTCACATTCCAGAACGCAAAAACGGTAAACCTAAAGATTTCTCTGCTCTTATTGAACATGCCAAACGTTGCATGCCTCCTACTGAAATTGAAAGCGGAACCATTATAGGAGGATTTGCCCATGCCCAAGTTTTGGCATTAGCGGATAAAGTCGTTGATGCTGTGAAAAGTGGTGCTATCAGTAAATTCTTCGTCATGGCAGGATGCGACGGACGCATGAAGAGTCGTAGTTATTATACAGAATTTGCAGAGAAACTCCCTAAAGACGCAGTAATTCTTACAGCCGGATGTGCTAAATATCGTTATAATAAATTGCCATTAGGTGATATCAATGGCATTCCAAGAGTACTTGACGCCGGACAATGTAACGATAGTTACTCTCTAGCGGTGATAGCGATGAAGCTTCAAGAAGTTTTTGGTTTGAAAGATATCAATGAGCTACCCATCGTTTATAACATCGCTTGGTATGAACAGAAAGCAGTGATTGTACTTTTAGCGTTGTTACATCTAGGAGTAAAAAAGATACATTTAGGACCTACTCTGCCTGCATTCTTATCACCCAACGTAACTCAGGTACTTATAGATAACTTTGGAATCGGTGGCATCACTACAGCCGACGAAGACATTGCACGCTTCTTAAGCTAG
- a CDS encoding helix-turn-helix domain-containing protein codes for MASKKNKGLDLENASTLDLFQNDGLKMGNTENLKFVVSDTDADDLDIVGHPVIVNSVICAICIRGKANIRINFQAYTLIPGSFVLLAPDTMFICEEGDYSEDFLANYMTFSFDYVKEISIGHIIYDIRNIPFFQLESNEYEDIMNVYRYLKLRYEDVNHPYRKEVIKFSLLSAIYDFSAIYDKYTLILNEREEDSHVTKFIDLLFRNYKYHRRCEFYAKELYVTPKYLSKIMKDETGSTVQDWIFKLILFESKSLLKSTKMTVAQIAEYFNYPDSTSFGKFFKKHENMTPLEYRNQ; via the coding sequence ATGGCTTCGAAGAAAAATAAAGGACTCGATTTGGAAAATGCTTCTACACTCGATCTTTTCCAGAATGACGGCCTTAAAATGGGAAATACGGAGAATTTAAAATTCGTCGTATCGGACACAGATGCAGATGATTTGGATATTGTGGGGCATCCTGTTATCGTCAATTCGGTGATTTGTGCGATTTGTATTCGAGGGAAAGCAAATATTCGCATCAACTTTCAAGCATACACACTCATTCCCGGCTCTTTTGTGCTGTTGGCTCCTGACACAATGTTTATTTGTGAAGAGGGTGATTATTCTGAAGACTTTTTAGCAAACTACATGACTTTTTCGTTTGACTATGTGAAAGAGATCAGTATCGGGCACATCATCTATGATATCAGAAATATTCCCTTTTTTCAGCTTGAATCGAATGAATATGAAGACATAATGAATGTTTATCGCTACTTGAAATTGAGATACGAAGATGTGAATCATCCATACCGCAAGGAAGTGATAAAATTCAGTTTACTGTCTGCCATTTACGATTTTTCGGCTATTTATGACAAATATACGCTGATTCTCAATGAACGTGAGGAAGATAGCCATGTGACCAAGTTTATCGACCTGCTTTTCCGCAATTATAAGTATCATCGTCGATGTGAATTTTATGCTAAAGAATTGTATGTTACCCCTAAATATCTTTCTAAAATCATGAAAGACGAGACGGGAAGTACGGTTCAGGATTGGATATTCAAACTAATTCTTTTTGAAAGCAAATCTTTGCTTAAATCTACTAAGATGACTGTTGCTCAAATTGCTGAATACTTTAATTACCCCGATTCAACTAGTTTTGGTAAATTCTTCAAAAAACATGAAAATATGACTCCATTGGAATATAGAAATCAATAA
- a CDS encoding potassium/proton antiporter gives MIFSTEILLLIGSILLIVSIVVGKTGYRFGVPALLLFLLVGMLFGSDGFGLQFHSAGEAQSIGMIALSIILFSGGMDTKLPEIRPVMAQGIMLSTLGVILTTLFTGLFIWGLSSLSFTSISFTLDTSLLLAATISSTDSASVFAILRSQKINLKHNLRPMLEMESGSNDPMAYMLTILLIQFIQSGSMNISSILSTFLIQFLVGGIAGYLLGKLIVLFLNKINIDNQALYPILLLAFAFFTFAITSHFNGNGYLAVYIAGMLVGNSKVIYKKEMSTFMDGLSWLFQIIMFLALGLLVNPHEMLPVALMATFIGLFMILISRPLSIFISLLPFRKMKFHSKLFLSWVGLRGAVPIIFATYPVVANIEGSNLIFNIVFFITIISLVVQGTTISSFSRMLHLSLPVEKTGNEFGVELPEEIDSQLSDMTVTPEMLKRGYSLKEMNLPSRTLVMIIKRGEKFLIPNGSLKLQIGDKLLLISEKEKKEPLSLQERKTEK, from the coding sequence ATGATATTCTCTACAGAAATTTTACTGCTCATCGGATCCATCTTATTAATAGTGAGTATTGTTGTTGGCAAAACGGGATATCGCTTTGGAGTGCCAGCTTTACTCTTGTTTCTTTTAGTAGGTATGCTCTTCGGGAGCGACGGTTTTGGACTACAATTTCACAGCGCAGGAGAAGCCCAATCAATAGGAATGATAGCACTAAGCATCATTCTATTCTCTGGTGGTATGGACACAAAGCTCCCAGAGATACGCCCTGTAATGGCACAAGGAATTATGCTCTCTACTTTGGGAGTAATTCTCACCACCTTATTTACCGGTCTGTTTATTTGGGGATTATCCAGTTTGAGCTTTACAAGCATCAGTTTTACGCTCGATACCTCTCTACTACTAGCTGCTACAATCTCATCAACAGATTCAGCATCTGTATTTGCTATTTTACGTTCCCAAAAAATAAACTTGAAACACAACCTTCGCCCTATGTTAGAAATGGAAAGCGGAAGCAACGACCCCATGGCCTATATGCTAACAATCCTGCTCATCCAATTTATCCAATCAGGCAGCATGAATATAAGCAGCATACTAAGCACCTTTCTCATTCAATTCTTAGTAGGAGGCATAGCCGGGTATTTACTAGGTAAGCTCATTGTACTATTCCTTAATAAAATCAATATTGACAACCAAGCGTTATACCCCATCCTACTATTAGCCTTTGCCTTCTTTACTTTTGCCATAACAAGCCATTTCAACGGTAATGGCTACTTGGCTGTCTACATTGCAGGAATGTTGGTAGGTAATAGCAAGGTGATATACAAAAAAGAGATGTCCACTTTCATGGACGGACTAAGCTGGTTGTTCCAGATCATTATGTTCCTTGCTCTAGGGCTGTTAGTAAACCCTCACGAAATGCTCCCTGTAGCCCTCATGGCAACATTTATAGGATTATTCATGATTCTTATCAGTCGCCCACTAAGTATATTTATCAGCTTACTACCTTTTAGAAAGATGAAATTCCATTCAAAGCTGTTTCTCTCATGGGTAGGACTTAGAGGCGCCGTGCCCATTATTTTCGCTACATATCCGGTAGTAGCCAACATCGAAGGTTCCAATCTAATATTTAACATTGTATTCTTCATCACCATCATCTCATTAGTCGTACAAGGCACCACCATTTCTTCCTTTTCACGAATGCTACATCTATCCTTGCCTGTTGAAAAGACTGGCAACGAATTCGGAGTAGAATTACCCGAAGAAATAGATTCTCAACTATCTGACATGACCGTAACTCCAGAAATGCTTAAAAGAGGTTATAGCCTGAAAGAGATGAATCTCCCTTCACGAACTTTGGTAATGATTATAAAACGTGGAGAAAAGTTCCTCATCCCCAATGGAAGTCTCAAACTGCAAATTGGAGATAAACTCTTGCTAATATCCGAAAAAGAAAAAAAAGAACCCTTATCTTTGCAGGAAAGAAAAACCGAAAAATAA
- a CDS encoding uracil-xanthine permease family protein, with product MDSNNLSPLRRGVVGVQFLFVAFGATVLVPLLVGLDPSTALFTAGIGTLIFHLVTKGKVPIFLGSSFAFIAPIIKATELYGLSGTLSGMVGVALVYFLMSALVKWQGTNFIDRLFPPIVIGPVIMLIGLSLAGTAVNMAKENWILALVSLLTAVAVSVRAKGLLKLIPIFCGIIVGYVAALIFFNIDLSGVRDAAWLSLPQFSFPSFSWEPILYMIPVAIAPVIEHIGDVYVVNTVTGKDFVKDPGLHRTLLGDGLACFVAGFLGGPPVTTYSEVTGAMSLTKVTNPQVIRIAAVTAIIFSVIGKVSALLKSIPNAVLGGIMLLLFGTIASAGVANIVHNCVDLTRTRNIIVFSLTLTVGIGGAIFTWGNFSLSGIGLAAVVGVVLNLILPQEKAS from the coding sequence ATGGATTCAAACAATCTTTCCCCTTTGCGCAGAGGAGTAGTAGGGGTACAGTTTCTCTTTGTTGCCTTTGGGGCTACGGTGCTTGTGCCGTTGTTAGTCGGACTTGATCCTTCTACTGCTCTCTTTACTGCCGGTATAGGCACTCTTATCTTTCATTTGGTTACTAAGGGAAAAGTTCCCATTTTTCTTGGGAGTAGTTTTGCGTTTATTGCGCCTATTATTAAAGCTACGGAATTATATGGACTTTCCGGTACACTATCGGGTATGGTAGGAGTAGCATTGGTCTACTTTCTGATGAGTGCTTTAGTTAAATGGCAGGGTACGAATTTTATTGATCGCCTTTTTCCACCCATCGTAATAGGTCCGGTTATTATGCTTATTGGTTTATCATTGGCGGGAACAGCCGTAAATATGGCAAAAGAAAATTGGATTCTGGCTCTGGTTTCTCTTCTTACCGCTGTAGCTGTTTCAGTACGAGCAAAAGGTTTGCTAAAACTTATTCCTATTTTTTGTGGAATTATAGTGGGATATGTTGCAGCGTTGATTTTCTTCAATATTGATCTTTCCGGTGTACGTGATGCTGCTTGGCTTAGTTTACCCCAATTTAGTTTTCCCTCTTTTTCGTGGGAACCTATCTTATACATGATACCTGTGGCAATAGCTCCCGTTATTGAACACATTGGTGATGTATATGTGGTAAATACGGTTACGGGAAAAGACTTTGTAAAAGATCCAGGTTTACATCGTACTCTGTTGGGTGATGGACTGGCTTGTTTTGTTGCTGGATTTTTAGGTGGCCCTCCGGTGACTACTTATTCGGAGGTGACAGGTGCAATGTCTCTTACTAAGGTTACTAATCCGCAGGTTATTCGCATTGCCGCTGTAACAGCAATTATTTTTTCGGTGATAGGTAAGGTTAGCGCACTGCTTAAATCTATTCCTAATGCGGTTCTGGGTGGCATCATGCTATTGCTTTTTGGTACTATTGCTTCTGCAGGTGTTGCTAATATTGTGCATAATTGCGTAGACCTGACTCGTACTCGAAATATTATCGTCTTTTCTCTGACATTGACGGTTGGTATCGGTGGAGCAATTTTTACTTGGGGTAATTTTTCACTTTCAGGTATCGGATTGGCTGCTGTGGTAGGAGTGGTGTTGAATTTAATACTGCCTCAGGAAAAGGCTTCTTAA